A genomic stretch from Rhodomicrobium vannielii ATCC 17100 includes:
- a CDS encoding gamma-glutamylcyclotransferase family protein: MTSSVTLLSARPPSSSKHAKPSPRRVPVLAFIYGAAMNPAWLAERGIRAERVTLARLPDHRLSFHGYTQVWDGAEEAALPAPGQALWGVIYKVSGLDVDRLDAAQGVRLNGTGTYFHYPVEVIDAEGAVHTAVMYRKAALRDERAPSTEYLAYVVEGAKACGLPADYVEAVSAIASVPAAYPVPLKANSGAQTADSDCC, encoded by the coding sequence ATGACATCGTCCGTAACCCTTCTATCGGCAAGGCCGCCGTCTTCCTCGAAGCACGCCAAACCCTCGCCGCGAAGAGTGCCCGTCCTCGCGTTCATCTATGGCGCTGCCATGAACCCCGCCTGGCTCGCCGAGCGCGGCATACGCGCGGAGCGGGTAACGCTGGCGCGCCTGCCCGACCACAGGCTGTCGTTCCACGGCTATACGCAGGTTTGGGACGGCGCCGAAGAAGCCGCCTTGCCCGCGCCGGGACAGGCCCTTTGGGGGGTGATCTACAAGGTTTCGGGGCTGGATGTAGACCGGCTCGACGCCGCTCAGGGCGTTCGCCTCAACGGCACCGGCACCTACTTTCACTATCCCGTCGAAGTCATCGACGCGGAAGGGGCGGTTCATACCGCCGTCATGTACCGCAAGGCCGCGCTTCGCGACGAGCGCGCGCCGAGCACGGAATATCTCGCCTATGTCGTGGAAGGCGCGAAGGCCTGCGGGCTGCCGGCCGATTACGTCGAAGCCGTGAGCGCGATTGCTTCGGTGCCGGCCGCCTATCCCGTACCGCTGAAGGCGAACTCCGGCGCGCAAACCGCCGACTCAGATTGCTGCTGA
- the leuC gene encoding 3-isopropylmalate dehydratase large subunit translates to MAKTLYDKIWDDHVVETQADGTSLLYIDRHLVHEVTSPQAFEGLRTAGRRVRAPQKTLAVVDHNVPTTDRSHGIDDPEAALQVQTLGENCAEFGIEYYNELDKRQGVVHIVGPEQGFTLPGTTIVCGDSHTSTHGAFGSLAHGIGTSEVEHVLATQTLIQKKAKNMRVTVDGILPDGVTAKDIILAIIGEIGTAGGTGYVIEYAGEAIRALSMEGRMTVCNMSIEAGARAGLVAPDEKTFAYIAGRPRAPKGAAWELARKYWETLPSDEGAHFDREVKLDAAALPPIVTWGTSPEDVVAITGTVPDPAKVADDGKRAAVSRALAYMGLEPGVKMTDIAIDRVFIGSCTNGRIEDLRAAAAIVEGRRVAETVNAMVVPGSGLVKEQAEAEGLDEIFLAAGFEWREPGCSMCLAMNADKLSPGERCASTSNRNFEGRQGFKGRTHLVSPAMAAAAAVAGHFVDVREFGKS, encoded by the coding sequence ATGGCAAAGACACTTTACGATAAAATCTGGGACGACCACGTCGTTGAAACGCAAGCGGACGGCACGAGCCTTCTCTATATAGACCGCCATCTCGTGCATGAGGTGACGAGCCCGCAGGCGTTCGAGGGGCTTCGCACTGCCGGCCGCCGCGTTCGCGCGCCGCAGAAGACGCTGGCGGTTGTGGATCACAATGTGCCGACGACCGACCGCAGCCACGGCATCGACGACCCGGAAGCAGCCCTTCAGGTGCAGACGCTCGGCGAGAACTGCGCCGAATTCGGCATCGAATATTATAATGAACTCGACAAGCGCCAGGGCGTCGTCCACATCGTCGGCCCGGAACAGGGCTTCACGCTCCCCGGCACGACCATCGTATGCGGCGACAGCCATACCTCGACGCATGGCGCTTTCGGCTCGCTCGCGCATGGCATCGGCACGTCCGAAGTCGAGCATGTGCTCGCCACGCAGACGCTGATCCAGAAAAAGGCGAAGAACATGCGCGTGACGGTCGACGGCATTTTGCCGGACGGCGTGACCGCGAAGGACATCATCCTCGCCATCATCGGCGAGATCGGCACGGCGGGCGGCACGGGCTATGTCATCGAATATGCGGGCGAGGCCATCCGCGCGCTGTCGATGGAAGGCCGCATGACGGTCTGCAACATGTCGATCGAGGCGGGCGCGCGCGCTGGCCTCGTCGCGCCGGACGAGAAGACGTTCGCCTATATCGCGGGCCGTCCGCGCGCACCGAAAGGCGCCGCCTGGGAACTCGCGCGGAAATACTGGGAGACGCTGCCCTCCGATGAAGGCGCGCATTTCGACCGCGAAGTGAAGCTCGACGCCGCCGCGCTGCCGCCCATCGTAACCTGGGGCACGAGCCCGGAAGACGTGGTGGCGATCACCGGCACCGTGCCCGATCCGGCGAAGGTCGCCGACGACGGCAAGCGTGCCGCCGTATCCCGCGCCCTCGCCTATATGGGCCTTGAGCCGGGCGTGAAGATGACGGACATCGCCATCGATCGCGTGTTCATCGGCTCATGCACGAACGGCCGCATCGAGGATCTGCGCGCAGCCGCCGCGATCGTCGAAGGCCGTCGCGTTGCCGAAACGGTGAACGCCATGGTCGTGCCGGGCTCCGGCCTCGTGAAGGAGCAGGCCGAGGCGGAAGGGCTCGACGAGATTTTCCTCGCGGCGGGCTTCGAGTGGCGCGAACCGGGCTGCTCGATGTGCCTCGCAATGAACGCCGACAAGCTCAGCCCCGGTGAGCGCTGCGCCTCAACCTCGAACCGAAATTTCGAGGGACGGCAAGGCTTCAAGGGCCGCACGCATCTCGTCTCGCCAGCGATGGCAGCGGCGGCGGCGGTCGCTGGCCACTTTGTGGACGTGCGCGAGTTCGGCAAGAGCTGA
- a CDS encoding Pls/PosA family non-ribosomal peptide synthetase codes for MLLHHVFEQQAKRWPHSVAVKCDGFSLTYSQLDRLSSKIARRCIDKGVKPGSLVGIYFQKSVNLFAAILGVLKAGAGYVPLDPKFPAERIIDICDDARVSLVLSEGTLGREIAETIDSVEWLLLDADEERAARRRIRAVRFAPLAVRPTSAAYAIYTSGSTGRPKGVKITHKNALAFVKAMKACYGVKKSDRIYQGFSVAFDASVEEIWAAFSTGATLVIPTEDIGRSPSDAADFIEQEGVSYFSTVPSFLAMIPRDLPNVRLLVLGGEACPPDLVNRWAKPGRRMLNTYGPTEATVVATLAECVAGQPVSIGTAIPGYAIHVLDERGNPVRPGEEGELYIGGAAVSPGYINRASQTAERFLPDRISGTRGRLYRTSDLVRLGYDGELYFLGRIDGQIKLRGFRIELPEIEAVLLDHPQVAASSVNVFDVNGSKELGAFIVPNAEITSEIRVELADLLRRRVPEYMVPKYLDVIDALPLMTSGKVDRRQLPLPQTLLKGEQQIVAPETDLERGIAEVWGTCLGVTSVSVEDDFFLDLGGHSLLAARVATEMRERLGLPSVSVRHLYQHRTIRALAAALGDHVQPARDERSREGPQEELPSLLAFKLVSPWERWLCVGLQTLSIALYYLVLSAPVTLTVLVLKSAYEGATTTEDAALILTAAGFLIWPTMLSLSIVLKWLVIGRYKPGRYPLWGLYYFRWWFVGKFQSLSWSSMFVGSPLMSLYFRAMGARVGKNCVIGTAHCSAFDLVSIGDGACIGAETQFLGCRVEDGMLVIAPITIGENCFIGQHCALGLNVEMAAGSALDDMSLLTDGARLQPDMKLRGVPAASADFDLPPANTARRGGEAVWGLIHLALVYVMGYFLIVALLPPIALVALVLINYGVYAGAVALLVAVPLAVAWYIACAVLMKRVVLRRIRPGTYSVRSLTYLRHWFLSYLLNNTREILQPLYSTLFFPAVLRLLGAKIGKGVEVSTVMQFTPDLLTVKGGSFLADACIVGGARIHRGALSIEAVNIGARTFVGNSAFVPGGATIGDDSLVGVLSTPPQTKEPLEANSRWLGSPGFELPSPVVQPSCAFADSKTYKPSRSMVFARACVDFLRICLPGWLSGAALVAFCYALIAIRNSHSLEETVLFSPLLSFASALGLLFAAAAVKVALRGTFHPVIKPLWSSYVWFTEVINGVFETLAANIMEPVLGTPYAGPCLGLFGCKVGRWVFVDTTLFSEFDLVEIRDHAALNLGATVQTHLFEDRVMKADKLVIGEGCTVGNMAVVLYSTSMERGAVLGPLSVLMKGETLAPGSYSVGIPASPVARADALKRLPVLETKGGGVSAERSLEHANAA; via the coding sequence ATGCTTTTGCATCACGTGTTCGAACAGCAGGCGAAGAGGTGGCCCCACAGCGTTGCGGTAAAATGCGACGGCTTTTCGCTTACATATTCACAGCTTGACCGACTTTCGTCGAAAATCGCCCGCCGCTGCATCGACAAGGGCGTGAAGCCGGGCAGCCTCGTAGGGATATACTTCCAAAAGTCGGTGAATCTCTTCGCTGCGATCCTCGGCGTTTTGAAAGCAGGCGCCGGTTACGTTCCGTTGGACCCGAAATTCCCCGCGGAAAGGATTATCGATATCTGCGATGACGCGCGCGTGTCGCTGGTGCTGTCCGAAGGTACCTTGGGGCGTGAGATCGCGGAGACGATCGACAGCGTCGAGTGGTTGCTCCTCGACGCCGATGAAGAACGCGCCGCGCGCCGACGCATCCGGGCCGTTCGCTTCGCCCCGCTCGCGGTGCGGCCGACAAGCGCGGCCTATGCCATCTACACCTCGGGCTCGACCGGGCGGCCGAAGGGCGTCAAGATCACGCACAAGAATGCGCTGGCCTTCGTCAAGGCGATGAAAGCCTGCTACGGCGTCAAGAAAAGCGACCGAATCTATCAGGGATTTTCGGTGGCGTTCGATGCGTCGGTCGAAGAAATCTGGGCGGCCTTTTCAACCGGTGCGACGCTCGTCATCCCGACGGAGGACATCGGCCGCTCCCCGTCCGATGCGGCCGACTTCATCGAGCAGGAGGGCGTCTCCTATTTCTCGACCGTGCCGTCGTTTCTCGCGATGATTCCGCGCGATCTGCCGAACGTGCGGCTTCTCGTACTCGGCGGCGAAGCTTGCCCGCCCGATCTCGTCAACCGCTGGGCGAAGCCCGGCCGTCGCATGCTGAACACTTACGGCCCGACCGAGGCGACGGTGGTGGCAACGCTCGCGGAATGCGTGGCGGGCCAGCCCGTCAGCATCGGAACCGCCATTCCCGGCTACGCGATCCACGTCCTCGACGAACGAGGCAACCCGGTGCGCCCCGGCGAGGAGGGCGAGCTTTACATCGGTGGCGCGGCCGTATCGCCCGGTTACATCAACCGTGCGAGCCAGACAGCCGAGCGCTTCCTGCCCGATCGCATCTCCGGCACGCGCGGGCGGCTCTACCGCACGTCCGATCTGGTGCGGCTCGGGTACGATGGAGAACTGTACTTCCTCGGACGCATCGACGGGCAGATCAAGCTTCGCGGCTTCAGGATCGAGTTGCCGGAGATCGAAGCCGTTCTTCTCGACCATCCGCAGGTCGCGGCCTCTTCGGTTAATGTCTTCGACGTGAACGGCTCCAAGGAGCTTGGCGCATTCATCGTGCCGAATGCGGAAATCACCAGCGAAATCCGTGTCGAGCTTGCGGACCTGCTTCGCCGTCGCGTGCCGGAATACATGGTTCCGAAGTATCTCGATGTGATCGACGCGCTGCCGTTGATGACGAGCGGCAAGGTGGACCGCAGGCAGCTTCCGCTCCCCCAGACGTTGCTGAAGGGCGAACAACAGATCGTGGCCCCGGAAACCGACCTAGAGCGCGGGATCGCCGAGGTCTGGGGGACGTGCCTCGGCGTCACGTCGGTGTCGGTCGAGGACGACTTCTTTCTCGATCTCGGCGGTCATTCGCTGCTGGCGGCGCGCGTCGCCACCGAAATGCGCGAGCGCCTCGGACTGCCGTCGGTGTCGGTGCGCCACCTCTACCAGCACCGCACGATCCGCGCCCTCGCGGCGGCGCTCGGCGACCATGTGCAACCAGCGCGCGATGAACGATCCCGGGAAGGTCCGCAAGAGGAACTGCCGAGCCTGCTTGCGTTCAAACTCGTTTCGCCCTGGGAGCGTTGGCTCTGCGTGGGGCTGCAAACGCTTTCGATCGCGCTTTACTACCTCGTCCTGAGCGCGCCTGTGACGCTGACCGTGCTCGTTCTCAAATCGGCCTATGAAGGCGCGACCACAACCGAGGATGCGGCGCTGATCCTGACCGCGGCCGGTTTCCTGATCTGGCCGACCATGCTGTCGTTGAGCATCGTGTTGAAATGGCTCGTGATTGGCCGATACAAGCCGGGCCGCTACCCGCTATGGGGCCTGTATTATTTCCGCTGGTGGTTCGTGGGCAAGTTCCAGAGCCTGAGTTGGTCGTCCATGTTCGTCGGCTCGCCGCTGATGAGCCTCTATTTTCGCGCGATGGGAGCGCGCGTCGGCAAGAACTGCGTCATCGGGACGGCGCATTGCTCGGCCTTCGATCTCGTCTCCATCGGCGACGGCGCTTGCATTGGCGCGGAAACCCAGTTCCTTGGTTGCCGCGTTGAAGACGGAATGCTCGTCATCGCGCCTATCACCATCGGGGAAAACTGCTTCATCGGTCAGCACTGCGCGCTTGGCCTCAATGTCGAGATGGCGGCGGGTTCCGCGCTCGACGACATGTCCCTCCTCACTGATGGCGCGCGCCTTCAGCCCGACATGAAGTTGCGCGGCGTGCCTGCGGCTTCGGCCGACTTCGACCTGCCGCCGGCCAATACGGCGCGCCGTGGCGGCGAGGCGGTGTGGGGACTGATCCATCTCGCCCTCGTCTATGTCATGGGCTATTTCCTGATCGTCGCGCTGCTTCCGCCGATCGCTCTCGTGGCCCTCGTCCTCATCAACTACGGGGTTTATGCCGGCGCTGTCGCGCTTCTCGTGGCGGTGCCGCTCGCGGTCGCGTGGTACATCGCCTGCGCCGTGCTGATGAAGCGTGTCGTGCTGAGGAGGATACGGCCCGGAACATATTCGGTGCGCAGCCTGACCTATCTGCGGCACTGGTTCCTGAGCTATCTCCTGAACAACACGCGCGAAATCCTTCAGCCGCTCTATTCAACGCTGTTCTTTCCGGCCGTCCTGCGGCTGCTGGGCGCGAAGATCGGCAAGGGCGTCGAGGTATCGACGGTAATGCAGTTTACGCCCGACCTCCTAACAGTGAAGGGCGGAAGCTTTCTGGCGGATGCCTGCATCGTGGGAGGCGCTCGCATCCATCGCGGTGCGCTGTCGATCGAGGCGGTGAACATCGGCGCGCGGACCTTCGTCGGCAACAGCGCCTTCGTCCCCGGCGGCGCAACGATCGGCGACGACAGCCTCGTCGGCGTCCTGTCGACACCGCCGCAGACGAAAGAGCCGCTGGAGGCCAACAGCCGCTGGCTTGGCTCGCCGGGTTTCGAATTGCCCTCGCCCGTGGTCCAGCCAAGCTGCGCTTTCGCGGACTCGAAAACCTACAAGCCGTCGCGTTCGATGGTGTTCGCGCGCGCTTGCGTCGACTTCCTACGCATCTGCCTGCCGGGATGGCTCTCCGGCGCGGCCCTTGTCGCATTCTGCTATGCGCTGATTGCCATCCGCAACTCGCACTCCCTCGAAGAAACAGTCCTGTTCAGTCCGCTGCTTTCCTTCGCGTCGGCGCTGGGGTTGCTGTTCGCAGCCGCCGCAGTGAAGGTGGCGCTGCGCGGGACGTTCCATCCCGTGATCAAGCCGCTGTGGTCGAGCTACGTGTGGTTCACGGAGGTGATAAACGGCGTATTCGAGACGCTTGCGGCCAACATCATGGAGCCGGTTCTCGGGACGCCGTATGCGGGGCCATGCCTCGGGCTGTTCGGCTGCAAGGTGGGCCGCTGGGTGTTCGTGGACACAACCCTCTTCTCCGAATTCGACCTCGTGGAGATCCGCGACCATGCTGCCCTCAACCTGGGCGCGACCGTCCAGACCCACCTTTTCGAAGATCGCGTGATGAAGGCTGATAAACTCGTGATCGGCGAAGGGTGCACCGTCGGGAACATGGCCGTTGTGCTCTACAGCACGTCCATGGAACGGGGCGCGGTGCTTGGGCCACTGTCGGTGCTGATGAAGGGCGAAACGCTGGCGCCGGGATCGTATTCGGTTGGCATTCCGGCCTCACCAGTCGCTCGGGCGGACGCGCTGAAACGCCTGCCGGTTCTTGAGACGAAAGGCGGTGGCGTGTCGGCCGAGCGTAGCCTTGAGCATGCGAACGCCGCTTGA
- a CDS encoding 4'-phosphopantetheinyl transferase family protein: MDGFSQSSEPMDASHDLAGISAPLGAFFISLQSGRIVSEQPVEAAGSPRRIICVLIPQDARHGLAASLSSCLDAKDLRDIGRYKKRERQLGMAAARVALKASLHDLARQRLPADVALGKTGHGRPVVARPQGFYISISHTEGIDAVALAKGINLGLDVEAANIAPAETMLAAFLPRSEILTLREVGADLRHDRFLKLWTVKEALAKLTGEGLSETVSGCEVPDHDGAFLHAEADGHRCVVYSARIADLTGGRERGRLALAIDARCRDGEDIVRLEFRMALRTAGRTAEDSLNQRIQSAAEMKPAL; the protein is encoded by the coding sequence ATGGACGGCTTTTCGCAGTCGTCCGAGCCGATGGACGCCTCTCACGATCTGGCCGGGATAAGCGCGCCGCTTGGCGCGTTTTTCATTTCGCTTCAGTCGGGCCGGATCGTTTCGGAACAGCCGGTTGAAGCGGCAGGCAGCCCCCGGCGCATTATTTGCGTTCTGATACCGCAAGACGCGCGTCATGGTCTCGCTGCGTCTCTCTCATCCTGCCTCGACGCGAAAGACCTTCGCGACATCGGACGCTACAAGAAGCGCGAGCGGCAACTCGGCATGGCGGCCGCACGCGTCGCGCTCAAGGCTTCTCTCCATGATCTGGCACGTCAGCGCCTTCCCGCCGATGTCGCGCTCGGAAAGACCGGGCACGGAAGGCCGGTGGTTGCGCGCCCCCAAGGCTTTTATATAAGCATCTCTCACACCGAAGGCATCGATGCGGTTGCTCTTGCCAAGGGGATCAACCTTGGCCTCGACGTAGAGGCCGCCAACATCGCTCCCGCAGAGACCATGCTTGCGGCCTTTCTTCCGCGAAGCGAAATCCTGACGCTTCGAGAAGTCGGCGCCGATCTGAGGCATGATCGCTTTCTCAAGCTGTGGACCGTGAAGGAGGCGCTTGCCAAGCTCACCGGCGAAGGGCTGAGCGAAACCGTTTCCGGCTGCGAAGTGCCGGATCACGACGGGGCGTTTCTTCATGCCGAGGCTGACGGCCACCGTTGCGTCGTCTACTCCGCGCGTATCGCCGATCTGACAGGCGGGCGCGAGCGTGGCCGTCTGGCGCTGGCCATCGACGCGCGTTGCCGCGACGGAGAGGACATCGTCCGGCTTGAATTTCGCATGGCGCTTCGCACCGCCGGGCGAACTGCGGAGGATAGCCTGAACCAGCGCATTCAATCTGCGGCTGAGATGAAGCCCGCCCTTTGA
- the anfO gene encoding Fe-only nitrogenase accessory protein AnfO gives MKIAAYVNDDGELTSLYKKGRFRLYEGEAKTWRTIGDIPFEMSADASLPNVRETIETAATSFGECKVILSSEARGFFYSYFAELGVASWKSGETVLDALPTVEKGERAKAEAAANCASAHEGCNTGGCGSKGKKLVQLQPVTAAEPLIPAEDLGEGHFRFDLASELKKNPLLNSRQALIPILSQTPFETLEIICDHVPRWFMQRVAELDLDAAIVTLEPPAHGVKATVTRRPGCDTSRRRAPASLSGGCA, from the coding sequence ATGAAGATCGCAGCTTATGTCAACGACGACGGCGAACTGACCAGCCTTTACAAAAAGGGCCGGTTCCGGCTCTACGAGGGCGAGGCGAAGACCTGGCGGACCATCGGCGACATCCCCTTCGAGATGAGCGCGGACGCCTCGCTGCCCAACGTGCGCGAAACCATCGAGACCGCCGCCACATCGTTCGGCGAGTGCAAGGTGATCCTCTCAAGCGAAGCGCGCGGCTTCTTTTATTCCTATTTCGCTGAGCTTGGCGTCGCGAGCTGGAAGTCGGGCGAGACGGTGCTCGATGCGCTGCCGACCGTCGAGAAGGGCGAGCGCGCAAAGGCCGAAGCCGCAGCCAACTGCGCGAGCGCGCACGAGGGGTGCAATACCGGCGGATGCGGTTCCAAAGGGAAGAAGCTCGTGCAGTTGCAGCCCGTCACTGCCGCCGAGCCGCTCATCCCGGCCGAAGATCTCGGCGAGGGGCATTTCCGCTTCGACCTCGCTTCAGAACTCAAGAAGAACCCGCTTCTCAACTCGCGTCAGGCTCTGATCCCGATTCTGTCGCAGACGCCGTTCGAAACGCTCGAAATCATCTGCGATCACGTCCCGCGCTGGTTCATGCAGCGCGTCGCAGAACTCGACCTTGACGCCGCCATCGTCACGCTTGAGCCGCCCGCCCATGGCGTGAAAGCCACCGTCACAAGGCGCCCCGGCTGCGATACGTCGCGCCGCCGCGCGCCTGCCAGCCTGTCCGGCGGCTGCGCATAA
- the anfK gene encoding Fe-only nitrogenase subunit beta: MTCHVVPKERAGVVNPIFTCQPAGAQFASIGVKDCIGIVHGGQGCVMFVRLLISQHLKESFEIASSSLHEDGAVFGALNRVEEAVDVLLSRYPHVKVVPIITTCSTEVIGDDVDGVITKLEEGLLAEKFAGREVHLLAMHQPSFVGSMISGYDLAVRDFVKKFAEKGEPSEKITLITGWVNPGDVKELKHLLKEMEIEANVLFEIESFDSPLLPSKDNVNHGNTTVEDLRDTANAKATFVLNRYEGGKAADFLKKKHKVPSVIGPTPIGIRNTDTFLKQLSDVTGKPIPKKLVHERGVALDAIADISHMFLAEKKVAIYGAPDLVIGLAEFCLDLEMRPKLLLLGDDNSKYVDDPRIKALQENVDHEMEIVTNADFWELEDRIKNKGLELDLILGHSKGRFISIDYGIPMVRVGFPTYDRAGLYRYPVVGYNGAAWLAEQMANTLFQDMENKKNKEWVLNVW; the protein is encoded by the coding sequence ATGACTTGCCATGTAGTGCCGAAGGAAAGGGCCGGCGTCGTCAACCCGATCTTCACCTGCCAGCCGGCGGGCGCGCAGTTCGCGTCCATCGGCGTGAAGGATTGCATCGGGATCGTGCACGGCGGCCAGGGCTGCGTGATGTTCGTGCGGCTCCTTATCTCGCAGCATCTGAAGGAAAGCTTTGAAATCGCGTCGTCGTCTCTGCACGAAGACGGCGCGGTGTTCGGCGCGCTGAACCGCGTCGAGGAAGCCGTGGACGTGCTGCTCTCGCGCTATCCGCATGTGAAGGTGGTGCCGATCATCACCACCTGCTCGACCGAAGTTATCGGCGACGACGTGGACGGCGTCATCACGAAGCTAGAAGAGGGGCTTCTGGCCGAGAAGTTCGCAGGCCGCGAAGTTCATCTGCTTGCGATGCATCAGCCGAGCTTCGTCGGTTCCATGATCTCCGGCTACGACCTCGCCGTGCGTGACTTCGTGAAGAAGTTCGCGGAGAAAGGCGAGCCGTCCGAGAAGATCACCCTCATCACGGGCTGGGTGAACCCCGGCGACGTGAAGGAGCTGAAGCATCTCCTCAAGGAGATGGAGATCGAGGCGAACGTTCTCTTCGAGATCGAAAGCTTCGACTCGCCGCTCCTGCCGTCGAAGGACAACGTCAACCACGGCAATACCACGGTCGAAGACCTGCGCGACACGGCGAATGCAAAGGCAACCTTCGTGCTGAACCGCTACGAAGGCGGGAAGGCGGCCGACTTCCTGAAGAAGAAGCACAAGGTGCCGTCCGTGATCGGGCCGACGCCGATCGGCATCCGCAACACCGACACGTTCCTGAAGCAATTGTCAGACGTGACGGGCAAGCCGATCCCGAAGAAGCTCGTCCACGAACGCGGCGTTGCGCTCGACGCCATCGCCGACATCAGCCACATGTTCCTCGCCGAAAAAAAGGTCGCGATCTACGGCGCGCCGGACCTCGTGATCGGCCTCGCCGAGTTCTGCCTCGACCTCGAAATGCGCCCGAAGCTCCTGCTGCTCGGCGACGACAACTCGAAGTATGTCGACGATCCGCGCATCAAGGCGCTTCAGGAGAACGTCGATCACGAGATGGAAATCGTGACCAACGCCGACTTCTGGGAACTTGAGGACCGCATCAAGAACAAGGGCCTCGAACTCGACCTCATCCTCGGTCACTCGAAGGGCCGCTTCATTTCCATCGACTACGGCATCCCGATGGTGCGCGTCGGCTTCCCGACCTACGACCGCGCGGGCCTCTATCGCTATCCCGTCGTCGGCTACAACGGCGCGGCGTGGCTTGCAGAGCAGATGGCCAACACGCTGTTCCAGGACATGGAAAACAAGAAGAACAAGGAGTGGGTGCTGAACGTCTGGTAG
- the anfG gene encoding Fe-only nitrogenase subunit delta: MDDLTKDRVEQLLNYIMKKCLWQFNSRAWDRRKQNAGILGQTAQLLCGETPVHETANDKCYWVDAVLLAREYRARFPWINELSHDEIKALIKALHERLDFLTIDGSLNEELTVQHY, encoded by the coding sequence ATGGACGATCTGACAAAAGACCGCGTCGAGCAACTTCTCAACTACATCATGAAGAAGTGTCTCTGGCAGTTCAACTCACGAGCTTGGGACCGCCGCAAGCAGAACGCGGGCATTCTGGGGCAGACGGCGCAGCTTCTGTGCGGCGAGACACCGGTGCACGAGACGGCGAACGACAAATGCTACTGGGTGGATGCCGTGCTCCTCGCCCGCGAGTATCGCGCGCGCTTCCCCTGGATCAACGAACTGTCGCACGACGAAATCAAGGCGCTGATCAAGGCTCTGCATGAGCGCCTCGACTTCCTCACCATCGACGGCTCGCTCAACGAAGAACTGACCGTTCAGCACTACTAG